Below is a window of Shinella sp. PSBB067 DNA.
GCCGGCACATAGACGATGCCGGCCGCATTGGCCGCCTCGACATGGACGGGCAGGCCGTTCTTCCCCGAGACCTCGGCCTTGTCGGCCCTTGCGGGGATCGCGCCGTAAAGGCCGAGCAGCAGGTCTTCCTGCCCCTGCCCGACAAGGCCGCCGATGCCGACGATCTCGCCCGCGTGGGCGGAAAAGCCGATGTCGCGCACGAGGCCGGCGGAAAAGCCCTCGACGCCGATGCGCAGCGCGCCGGGAGCGGGAACGGGGCGCGGCGGGAAGAGATCGCCCGTCTCGCGGCCGACCATGAGGCGCACCAGCCCCTCCCCGTCGATGCCGGCGAGCGACTGGTCGGCGGTGACGCCGCCATCCTTCAGCACGGTGACATGGGAGCAGAGCGCCTGCACCTCGTTGAGGCGATGGGAAATGTAGAGCAGCGCCGTGCCGCGGTCGCGCAGCGTCTCGATGAGGCGGGCGAGGATGCCGGCCTCATGGGCGGAGAGCGAGGAGGTCGGCTCGTCGAGGATGAGCACGCGGGGCTTGCGGAAGAGCGCCTTGGCGATCTCCACCATCTGGCGGCGGCCGAGCGCGAGGTCGGCGACCGGCATGTCGAGCGGCTCGGTGAGGCCCACCATGTCGCAGACCTCCCGCACGCCGCGGTGGAGCGCGGCATAATCGATGAGGCCGAAGCGGCGCGGGAAGGCGCCGAGGCCGATATTCTCGGCGATCGACAGGTCGGCCGTCAGGCTCAGCTCCTGCTGCACCACGGCGATGCCGGCCGCGCGGGCGGCGGCCGGGCTGAAGCGCCCGACCGGCTTGCCGTCGACGGAAATCGTGCCGCTGTCCGGCTGGAGAGCGCCGGACAGCAGATTGATCAGCGTGGATTTTCCCGCGCCGTTCTCGCCGAGCAGGGCGTGGACCCTGCCCGGCAGAAGGGCGATATCGACGCCCTTCAGAACCGGATTGCCGAAAAATCCCTTGAACACCTGCCGGGCTTCCAGCAGGGGCCTTGGTTCCGTCATGACGGCGTCCTCTTCGGCTTTACTGCGCGATCAGCTTGTCGAACAGCGCCTGGTCGTAATCCGAATAGATGTAGCCGTCGGCCGGGAACTGGTCGGCGCGGGCGAGGTAGCCGTCGATCGAGCTGTCGTCGATGACCGGCAGCGGCACCTTGATGAAGGCGGGAACGTCCTTGCCTTCCAGCGCCTGCACGGCCGTGTAGACGGAAAGCGCGCCCAGCCAGTTCGGCTGCATCGTCGCCCAGCCCTTCAGGCCCTTTTCCTTCCACAGCTCCAGGAACTGGCGGGCATTCTCGCCGGTGATCGGAACCTGCTCGCGGCCCTGGCGGTCGAAGGCCATGACGGAACCGGCCGAAAGCGCGCCGCCGAGCGAGAGCACGCCGTCGATCTCCGGATTGGCGAAGAGCAGGCTCGTCATCGCCTCCTGCGCCGGGGCGACATTGTATTCGGTGTTCGTCTCGGTGATGATCTCGAGGCCCGGATTGGCGTCGAGCACCGGCTGGGCACCCTTGCGGCGGTCGTCGCTGACCGAGATGCCGGCCGGGCCGTTCATGACGATGATCTTGCCCTTGCCGCCGAGCTGGTCGGCAAGCCACTTGGCGGCGCCCGCGCCCCATTCGTTGGAATCGGTGTTGATCTTCGCCGTCACCTTGTCGGTGTTGACGAGGCTGTCGAAATTCACGACGGCGATGCCCTTGTCGCAGGCATCCGAGATGACGCGGTCGAGCGCGTTGGACGAGCCGGCGATGACGACGATGGCGTCGACATTGGCGTCGATCATCGACTGGATGTGCTGGATCTGCGTCTGGGCGTTGCCCTGCGCGTCCGTGATCATCAGGTCCTTGACGAGGCCATCCTTCTTCAGCGTCTCGACCTCGGCGGCAATCGTGCCTTCGGTCTGCTTCATCCAGGTCGGCACCGAATAGATGTTGGCCCAGCCGATCGTGTAGGGCGCCTTGCGATCGCCCTTGATGCAGTTGGCGGCGGCCGACGCCGTGCCGGCGCCAAGGACGAGAAGAGCCGCGGCGGCAGCGGCACCCGCGAGAAGGCGGCTGCGCAGCGAGGCGGACGGGCGGTGCTTGGAAATGTTCATGTCGATCCCCTTTTGTGCGGCAGCAGGAACGGGCTTGCCATCCGTATATGTCCAATATAATGTACATATGATCTTTATACCGGACGGCGCGATCTTATGCCGATTTTCCTGCCTCGCAAGAGGGGCATGAAAATTTCCCTGCCGGGGACGGAAAACGAGCGGATTGACAGATGTCGCAGCCGGCGTGACAAGCTGGCGCGACGAAAAGCGGGGACCCACGCGAATGGATGCAATTGCAGACGATGCAGGCGGCAAGCGCGCCCGGGGGCTCGACCGGGCCTTCGAGATCCTCGATTTCCTGCGCCAGAAACGCCAGCCGCTGAAGCCGAACGAGATCGCCGCGCAGATCGGCGCGCCGCGCTCATCGGTCTACGAGCTGGTGAACCTCCTCTTGCGCAACGGCATTCTGGAATTCACCGGCGGCGAGGGCCGCGTCTATCTCGGCCGCAAGCTCTATTTCCTCGGCGCGGCCTACGAGAACCATTTCGATTTCACCCGCGAATGCGAGGCAACACTCGACCGGCTCGCCGACGAGACGCGCGAAACCGCGCAGTTCTGCATGCTGGACGGCAACAAATACACGGTCGTGCGCATGCGCGAGGGCGCACGCCCCTTCCGCATCTCCACGGACATCGGCCAGTCGGTGCCGATCCCGTGGACCGCCTCGGGCCGGCTTCTGGTCGCCCATATGACGGATGCGGAGATCCTCGCCTTCATCCCCCCGGAGGATTTTCGCCTGCCGGGTGGCGAATGGCTCGATCCGCAGGCGTTCCTGGCGGAGGTTCGGCAATCGGCGACCGAAGGCTTCTTCACCTTCAACAGCATCGTCGACAGTTTCACCCACTGCTTCGCCGTGCCCGTCATGGACGAGGAAGGCCATGCCGCCGCGACGCTCTGCCTCGTCGCCCCGCGCGCCGACGGCCTTGCCAATCGCGACCGCTACCTCGCCTGCCTGAGGGACGCCGCCGCCGGCCTCAGCCACGTTCCGGCACGGGCAAAACGCGCCTGACCCGCCTATCCGGTCCGGTTGGATAGCCAGCGATCCATCCCGAGCGCGGCCGCCCGGCCTGTCGCAAGACACGCCGTCAGCAGGTAGCCGCCGGTCGGCGCCTCCCAGTCGATCATTTCGCCGGCGACGAAGACGCCGGGCAGCGCCCTCAGCATGTAGTCCTCGTCGATGGCGTCGAACCTCACGCCGCCCTCCGACGAGATCGCCTCGGCAATCGGCCGCGTGCGCACGGGACGGAGCGGCACCGCCTTGATCGCCGCCGCAAGAGCCCCGGGAATCAGCCTGGCGACATCGGGAATGCAGGCCCGCAGCAGCGCCGCCTTGACCCCGTCGAGCCCGGCGCCCTTGCGCAGCCGGGTGGAGAAGCTCGCCTTGCCACCCTGCCGCGCGAGATCCGCAGCCAGCCGCTCCACCGTGCGGCCCGGCGCGAGATCGAGCGTCAGAATCGCCGTCCCGGTCCCGTCCAGCGCATCGCGCAGCGCTGCCGCATGGGCATAGATCAGGCTGCCCTCGACGCCCGAGGCCGAGATGACGAATTCGCCGGGGATCGTCCCGGCCGCCGAGCGCGCCGTAACGCCCTTGACCGGCGCGCCCGCGAATTTCTCCACGAAGAACGCGGGCCAATCGACATCGAAACCGCAATTGGCCGGCCGGAAGGGCGCGATATCGACGCCCCTTTCGGCAAGCGCACCGACCCAGGCGGCATCCGAGCCGAGCCGCGGCCAGCTCGCCCCGCCGAGCGCCAGGAGGATCGCATCGAAGGCCATCGTCACCGCGCCGCCGGGCGTCTCGACCGCCAGCCCTTCCGGCGCGAAGCCCGTGCAGCGGTGGCGCACGCGGATATCGACCCCCTGCCCTTCCAGCCGCGCCCGCCAGGCCCGCAGCAAAGGCGAGGCCTTCATCACGGTCGGAAACACCCGGCCGGACGAGCCGACGAAGGTCTGCGTGCCGAGCCCTAATGCCCAGTCCCGCAGATCGACCGGCGGGAAGGCATCGAGCGCCGCGCGCAGATGCCCGTTTGCCGCGCCGAAACGGATGGCGAAGCGCTCATAGGGTTCGGAATGGGTGATGTTGAGGCCCGACTTGCCGGCCAGCAGGAACTTTCGCCCGACCGTCGGCATCGCCTCCAGCACCGTCACGGCATGGCCCCGCGCGGACAGCATCTCTGCCGCCATCAGCCCGGCCGGCCCACCGCCGACGATCCCGATCCGCCCTGCCATCTCGTTCCCGCGCGTTGAAAACCTTCGCTGCCCTCATAAATCGTCTCCGCCGGCTCCGCCAGCCGGTGTATGCTCGTTCGAGACAGCAAGGAGACGGACATGGAGATCACGCGCAACGGCACCAGCCCCTCGACGGCAGGCCCGGCCGCCTATTTCACCGGCACCGTGCGGCTCGACACGCCTTTCAAGGCCGAAGCGCCCGGCCGTGCCGGCGGCGCGATCGTCACCTTCGAGCCAGGCGCCCGCACCGCATGGCACACCCATCCGCTCGGCCAGACCGTCATCGTCACGTCCGGTCTCGGCTGGGCGCAGCGCGAGGGCGGCCCCGTCGAGGAGATCCGCCCGGGCGACGTCGTCTGGTTCCCGCCGGGCGAAAAGCACTGGCACGGCGCCACCGACCGGACCGCCATGACCCATGTGGCCATCGCCGAATCGCAGGACGGCACGCCGGTGACCTGGCTGGAACCGGTGACGGACGAACAGTATCTCGGCAAAGGCTAGCCCAAGCCCGCGGATGAAGGTGCCTCAGCCGGAAAGGCCCGGCGCCTCGTGCCCGGTCTGGGCGACATATTCGGTATAGCCGCCCGGATACTGGTGGATGTCATCGCCGTTGAGCTCCAGCACCCGGTTCGACAGCGCGCCGAGGAAATGGCGGTCGTGCGAGACGAAGAGCATGGTGCCCTCGTATTCCGACAGCGCCTTGATCAGCATCTCCTTGGTGTCGAGATCGAGATGGTTGGTCGGCTCGTCGAGGATGAGGAAGTTTGGCGGATCGAACAGCATCGCCGCCATGACGAGCCGCGCCTTCTCGCCGCCGGAAAGCACCCGGCACTTCTTCTCCACGTCGTCGCCGGAAAAGCCGAAGCAGCCGGCCAGCGTGCGCAGCGGCCCCTGCCCCGCCCGCGGAAACTCCGCCTCCAGCCATTCGAACACGGTCAGGTCGCCGTCGAGGAGATCCATCGCATGCTGTGCGAAATAGCCGACCTTGACGCTCGCCCCGATCGTCACGCTGCCGGCATCGGGCGCCGCGGCACCGGCGACGAGCTTCAGCAGCGTCGACTTGCCCGCGCCGTTGATGCCCATCACGCACCAGCGTTCCCGGCGGCGGACCAGGAAGGTGAAGTCCCGATAGATCGCCCGGCTGCCATAGGCCTTGCCGACATTCTTGAGGCTGACCACGTCTTCGCCCGAGCGCGGCGCCGGCTGGAACTCGAACATCACCGTCTGGCGCCGACGCGGCGGCTCGACGCGCTCGATCTTGTCGAGCTTCTTCACCCGGCTCTGCACCTGCGCGGCATGCGAGGCGCGCGCCTTGAAGCGCTCGATGAACTTGATCTCCTTGGCGAGCATCGCCTGCTGGCGCTCGAACTGCGCCTGCTGCTGCTTCTCGTTCTGTGCGCGCTGCTGCTCGTAGAAGCCGTAGTCGCCGGAATAGGTGGTCAGCGAGCCGGCATCGATCTCGATGATCTTGTTGACGATGCGGTTCATGAACTCGCGGTCGTGCGAGGTCATCAGCAGCGCCCCGTCATAGCCCTTGAGGAACTGCTCCAGCCAGATCAGGCTTTCGAGGTCGAGATGGTTGCTCGGCTCGTCGAGCAGCATGACATCCGGCCGCATGAGCAGGATGCGGGCGAGCGCGACGCGCATCTTCCAGCCGCCCGAGAGCTTGCCGACATCGCCGTCCATCATCTCCTGGCTGAAGCTGAGGCCCGCCAGCACCTCGCGCGCCCGGCTCTCCAGCCCGTAGCCGTCGAGTTCCTCGTAGCGCGCCTGCACCTCGCCGTAGCGCTCGATGATCGCATCCATCTCGTCCAGCCGGGCGGGATCGACCATCGCCGCCTCGAGTTCGCGCAGCTCCGCCGCGACGGAGCTCACCGGCCCCGCCCCGTCCATCACCTCGGTGACCGCGCTGCGCCCCGCCATCTCGCCGACATCCTGGCTGAAATAGCCGATGGAGACATGCTTCTCGACCGAGACCTGCCCCTCGTCCGGCAGCTCCCGCCCGGTGATCATGCGGAAGAGCGTCGTCTTGCCCGCCCCGTTCGGGCCGACCAGCCCGATCTTCTCCCCGCGGTTCAGCGCGGCGGAGGCCTCGATAAAGAGGATGCGGTGGCTGTTGGACTTGCTGATATTCTCGATGCGGATCATGGAAGGAGGCCTCGTCGTGTCCGGCGCCCTATGCCATGACGCGCCGCCGGAAGTCCACCGGCTTCGCCGGCCGCATTGTCTTCGAGAGGGGGAATGCTCGCGGAAAAACCCGGCTCGTGCCGACCTGCAATTGTGCGCGCCCGTTCGCGGCGACCGCCCTTGCAAACCTCTCCGCCCTGATATTCCATCGCAAACGGGCGCGCCGAGGATCGGCCGCCCTGGAAGGCCTTTCCTCGCGAGGTGCTGAAAAATGGAACCCATCGAAACCGATCGCCTCGTTCTCAGGGCCTTCCGCAGGGATGACGCCGCCGACCTCCTTGCCTATCTGCGTGAACCCGGCGCCAGTTGCTTCCTGTCGCTCAGGCTGGCGGACATGGAGGAAGCTGAAGCCGAGGCAGAGAAGAGAAGCGCGGACGGCGAGCATATGGCCGTCTGCCTGAAAGCCACGGGCCGCCTCATCGGCGACCTCTTCGCCGTGGCCGAAAGCGACACTTTCTCGGTCGGCTGGAATTTCAATCCCGATTTCGGCGGGCACGGCTATGCGCTCGAAGCTGCAAGGGCCCTGTTCCGCCATCTTTTCGAGAAAGGCGGCGCGCGCCGCCTCTACGCCTATGTCGAGGACCACAACGCGCCCTCGCAACGCCTCTGCGAAAGGCTGGGAATGCGCAAGGAAGGGCTGTTCGTGGAATTCGTCTCGTTCACCAGCGACGATGCCGGCAATCCGATCTATGAGAACACCATGCAATATGCCGTTCTGCGCCGGGAGTGGATGCCGGAGGCGGCCAGCGCCTGACCGCGCCGTCTCCTGAGCGATCGATGCGGTGCCGGCCGGCCCCGGCCGGGATCCCCTGCCTCAGGTCCGCGCAAGGGCGGCGCTGGCCGCATTGTGCCCCGACCGCACCTTCTTGCGATACTGCAGCGGCGACATCCCCTTCCAGCGCTTGAAGGCGAGCGTGAAGGGTGGCGTCGACGAATAGTCGAGCAGTCCGGCGATCCGCTCGATCGGGGCATCGGATTCCGTCAGCAGCCGCAGGGCCATGTTCTGCCGCACCTTTTCCAGTATTTCGGAAAAGCTGGTGTTTTCGCTCGCCAGCGTTCGCTGCAACCGCTTGACGTTGGTGCCCAGGGCTTCGGCAACCAGCTCGATATTGCAGTTGCCGGTGCCGATGACGCTCGGGATCGTCAGCTCCACGGTTACGGTGGCCGACTGGTCGTAGACCGGCAGTTGATCGATCCGGTAGCGGATGAAGCGGTTCACCAGCGGCTGGAACAGGCGGAAATTGCCGCTCGTCCTGAGCTGGAGGAGCGCGTCGGGGAAGACGAACTCGTCATGGGCGGCGTCGAACTCGATCGGGCAGCGGAAGATGTTCTCGTGCAGGGAAAGATCGGCCGGCTTCTTGTGGCTGAAACGGATGAGCGAGGGACGTTCGTCCGGCCTGTTACATGCCTTTCGCGCGAGCATCACGATGAGCGCGAATATATGTTCGGTCTGCTGGCGCGATGTCAGCGCGAAGGAATCGCACGTATAGCGGAAACATACCTCCCCCGGCCGGTCCGGCTCGACCTGCCGCAGCACATAGGCATTGGTGTGGTAGGTGAGCGATCTGAGGCCGAGATCCAGCCATTCGCGAAAATCGGCCGTCACGAATTCGAGCAGGGTGAGCGGGCCGAGGTTCTGGAAATGCGGCTGTGACGCGATC
It encodes the following:
- a CDS encoding GNAT family N-acetyltransferase → MEPIETDRLVLRAFRRDDAADLLAYLREPGASCFLSLRLADMEEAEAEAEKRSADGEHMAVCLKATGRLIGDLFAVAESDTFSVGWNFNPDFGGHGYALEAARALFRHLFEKGGARRLYAYVEDHNAPSQRLCERLGMRKEGLFVEFVSFTSDDAGNPIYENTMQYAVLRREWMPEAASA
- a CDS encoding ABC transporter substrate-binding protein, translated to MNISKHRPSASLRSRLLAGAAAAAALLVLGAGTASAAANCIKGDRKAPYTIGWANIYSVPTWMKQTEGTIAAEVETLKKDGLVKDLMITDAQGNAQTQIQHIQSMIDANVDAIVVIAGSSNALDRVISDACDKGIAVVNFDSLVNTDKVTAKINTDSNEWGAGAAKWLADQLGGKGKIIVMNGPAGISVSDDRRKGAQPVLDANPGLEIITETNTEYNVAPAQEAMTSLLFANPEIDGVLSLGGALSAGSVMAFDRQGREQVPITGENARQFLELWKEKGLKGWATMQPNWLGALSVYTAVQALEGKDVPAFIKVPLPVIDDSSIDGYLARADQFPADGYIYSDYDQALFDKLIAQ
- a CDS encoding AraC family transcriptional regulator — its product is MISNGSYIRACALIGFVELARKLGGDPDSLLLEAGLSPSILKDVDMLVSFRRCAILLELSAQRLGRPSFGLEWAIASQPHFQNLGPLTLLEFVTADFREWLDLGLRSLTYHTNAYVLRQVEPDRPGEVCFRYTCDSFALTSRQQTEHIFALIVMLARKACNRPDERPSLIRFSHKKPADLSLHENIFRCPIEFDAAHDEFVFPDALLQLRTSGNFRLFQPLVNRFIRYRIDQLPVYDQSATVTVELTIPSVIGTGNCNIELVAEALGTNVKRLQRTLASENTSFSEILEKVRQNMALRLLTESDAPIERIAGLLDYSSTPPFTLAFKRWKGMSPLQYRKKVRSGHNAASAALART
- a CDS encoding TIGR03862 family flavoprotein — its product is MAGRIGIVGGGPAGLMAAEMLSARGHAVTVLEAMPTVGRKFLLAGKSGLNITHSEPYERFAIRFGAANGHLRAALDAFPPVDLRDWALGLGTQTFVGSSGRVFPTVMKASPLLRAWRARLEGQGVDIRVRHRCTGFAPEGLAVETPGGAVTMAFDAILLALGGASWPRLGSDAAWVGALAERGVDIAPFRPANCGFDVDWPAFFVEKFAGAPVKGVTARSAAGTIPGEFVISASGVEGSLIYAHAAALRDALDGTGTAILTLDLAPGRTVERLAADLARQGGKASFSTRLRKGAGLDGVKAALLRACIPDVARLIPGALAAAIKAVPLRPVRTRPIAEAISSEGGVRFDAIDEDYMLRALPGVFVAGEMIDWEAPTGGYLLTACLATGRAAALGMDRWLSNRTG
- a CDS encoding IclR family transcriptional regulator — its product is MDAIADDAGGKRARGLDRAFEILDFLRQKRQPLKPNEIAAQIGAPRSSVYELVNLLLRNGILEFTGGEGRVYLGRKLYFLGAAYENHFDFTRECEATLDRLADETRETAQFCMLDGNKYTVVRMREGARPFRISTDIGQSVPIPWTASGRLLVAHMTDAEILAFIPPEDFRLPGGEWLDPQAFLAEVRQSATEGFFTFNSIVDSFTHCFAVPVMDEEGHAAATLCLVAPRADGLANRDRYLACLRDAAAGLSHVPARAKRA
- a CDS encoding ABC-F family ATP-binding cassette domain-containing protein, which gives rise to MIRIENISKSNSHRILFIEASAALNRGEKIGLVGPNGAGKTTLFRMITGRELPDEGQVSVEKHVSIGYFSQDVGEMAGRSAVTEVMDGAGPVSSVAAELRELEAAMVDPARLDEMDAIIERYGEVQARYEELDGYGLESRAREVLAGLSFSQEMMDGDVGKLSGGWKMRVALARILLMRPDVMLLDEPSNHLDLESLIWLEQFLKGYDGALLMTSHDREFMNRIVNKIIEIDAGSLTTYSGDYGFYEQQRAQNEKQQQAQFERQQAMLAKEIKFIERFKARASHAAQVQSRVKKLDKIERVEPPRRRQTVMFEFQPAPRSGEDVVSLKNVGKAYGSRAIYRDFTFLVRRRERWCVMGINGAGKSTLLKLVAGAAAPDAGSVTIGASVKVGYFAQHAMDLLDGDLTVFEWLEAEFPRAGQGPLRTLAGCFGFSGDDVEKKCRVLSGGEKARLVMAAMLFDPPNFLILDEPTNHLDLDTKEMLIKALSEYEGTMLFVSHDRHFLGALSNRVLELNGDDIHQYPGGYTEYVAQTGHEAPGLSG
- a CDS encoding sugar ABC transporter ATP-binding protein, which codes for MTEPRPLLEARQVFKGFFGNPVLKGVDIALLPGRVHALLGENGAGKSTLINLLSGALQPDSGTISVDGKPVGRFSPAAARAAGIAVVQQELSLTADLSIAENIGLGAFPRRFGLIDYAALHRGVREVCDMVGLTEPLDMPVADLALGRRQMVEIAKALFRKPRVLILDEPTSSLSAHEAGILARLIETLRDRGTALLYISHRLNEVQALCSHVTVLKDGGVTADQSLAGIDGEGLVRLMVGRETGDLFPPRPVPAPGALRIGVEGFSAGLVRDIGFSAHAGEIVGIGGLVGQGQEDLLLGLYGAIPARADKAEVSGKNGLPVHVEAANAAGIVYVPADRKHEGLVLPHSIASNLILPSLGRLARGGLRDRAAETGLIADLARRLTIKGDVARPVQALSGGNQQKVALAKWLPLDPSVLLLNDPTRGVDIETKREIYLMLRAFAAEGRLVILASSDTPELVHLCDRVVVLREGRVAATLSGDAISEEAIVGAAMGIDRKGAAA
- a CDS encoding cupin domain-containing protein, translated to MEITRNGTSPSTAGPAAYFTGTVRLDTPFKAEAPGRAGGAIVTFEPGARTAWHTHPLGQTVIVTSGLGWAQREGGPVEEIRPGDVVWFPPGEKHWHGATDRTAMTHVAIAESQDGTPVTWLEPVTDEQYLGKG